The following coding sequences are from one Granulicella sp. L56 window:
- a CDS encoding immunity 53 family protein, translated as MDSLAWLQNWYAKQCDGEWEHTNGIRIDTLDNPGWSVKIDLSDTRYKGLESAIIVDDYVSDSDWIVCRIVDGNFDGSGDPQKLLPIVQKFRGWIDNF; from the coding sequence ATGGACAGTCTCGCGTGGCTCCAAAATTGGTACGCAAAGCAATGTGATGGGGAGTGGGAGCACACCAACGGCATCCGGATCGATACATTGGATAATCCCGGCTGGAGCGTGAAGATCGATCTCAGCGACACCCGCTACAAGGGCCTCGAAAGCGCCATCATCGTCGATGATTACGTAAGCGATTCAGATTGGATCGTGTGCCGGATCGTTGATGGAAACTTTGACGGGTCCGGCGACCCTCAAAAGCTCCTGCCGATCGTACAGAAGTTTCGTGGTTGGATCGACAACTTTTGA
- a CDS encoding RNB domain-containing ribonuclease codes for MSTHTFDLAASASAEMIREGFQPDFPTGSEQQVEEIRADGHAAQRGPDTHDLRSLHWSSIDNDTSRDLDQIEVAERIADSVDSGIRVRVGVADVSASVFKNTPIDEHAAQQTQTVYTAVRNFPMLPNELSTDLTSLNEGEDRAAMVVEFVVNEQGVVGQTSIYRAAVKNKAQLAYSKVGPWLEGKAAPDEKVGASAELQVQLKLQDEAAVALRAERVRQGALEFNRIEADPVVVDGQVHEIRTAEHNRATDLIEEFMIAANGTMARTLREAHRSCIRRVVRTPKRWDRIMELVERNGTKLPLQPDSGALNTFLQAKRTSDPIHYPDLALAIIKLMGPGEYVLTKGDEAEPLGHFGLAAEDYAHSTAPNRRFADLVTQRVVKAMLDKEPPPYTDDELAAIAQRCNVQEAAARKVERAMEKRVAAVALSDSIGKIFHGVITGAGNKGVYVRVFHPPVEGKVIHGEQGLDVGDTVNVTLLHTDPQRAFIDFGLAQ; via the coding sequence ATGTCCACACATACCTTTGATCTTGCTGCTTCTGCGTCGGCGGAGATGATCCGCGAGGGTTTTCAACCGGATTTTCCAACAGGCAGTGAGCAGCAGGTCGAAGAGATTCGTGCCGATGGCCATGCGGCGCAGCGTGGCCCGGATACACACGATCTGCGTTCGCTGCACTGGTCTTCGATCGACAACGACACCTCGCGCGATCTCGACCAGATTGAGGTTGCCGAGCGCATTGCTGACAGCGTTGACAGTGGTATTCGCGTCAGAGTGGGAGTTGCAGACGTCTCAGCCTCGGTGTTCAAGAATACGCCGATCGACGAGCACGCGGCGCAGCAGACGCAGACCGTCTACACGGCAGTGCGCAACTTTCCCATGTTACCCAACGAGCTTTCTACTGACCTTACTTCACTGAATGAAGGTGAAGATCGTGCAGCGATGGTGGTGGAGTTTGTCGTCAATGAGCAAGGTGTAGTTGGACAGACGAGTATTTATCGTGCTGCGGTGAAGAACAAGGCACAGCTTGCGTACAGTAAGGTTGGACCGTGGCTTGAAGGAAAAGCGGCACCCGATGAGAAGGTTGGGGCGTCGGCGGAGTTGCAGGTGCAGCTAAAGCTGCAGGATGAGGCGGCGGTGGCGCTGCGTGCGGAGCGGGTGCGACAGGGAGCGCTCGAGTTCAATCGCATCGAGGCGGACCCAGTGGTGGTCGATGGGCAGGTGCACGAGATCAGGACGGCTGAACATAACCGGGCCACTGACCTGATCGAAGAGTTCATGATTGCGGCTAATGGAACGATGGCGCGCACGCTCCGCGAGGCACATCGGTCGTGCATTCGCCGCGTGGTGCGGACTCCTAAACGGTGGGACCGCATTATGGAACTGGTAGAACGGAATGGCACGAAGCTGCCGTTGCAGCCTGATTCCGGTGCGTTGAATACTTTTTTGCAGGCGAAGCGAACAAGCGATCCGATTCACTATCCCGATCTGGCACTTGCAATCATTAAGCTGATGGGGCCCGGTGAATATGTTCTGACCAAAGGCGATGAGGCCGAGCCGTTAGGACACTTCGGTCTCGCGGCGGAAGATTATGCCCATTCGACGGCTCCAAATCGACGGTTCGCTGATCTGGTGACGCAGCGAGTGGTGAAGGCGATGCTCGATAAGGAGCCTCCACCGTACACCGACGACGAACTGGCGGCGATTGCGCAGCGATGTAATGTGCAGGAGGCGGCGGCCCGTAAAGTCGAACGAGCGATGGAGAAACGAGTAGCGGCGGTTGCGTTGTCCGACAGCATCGGCAAGATTTTCCATGGCGTCATTACTGGTGCAGGCAACAAAGGCGTCTATGTGCGCGTCTTCCATCCTCCGGTCGAAGGCAAGGTGATTCATGGCGAGCAGGGGTTGGATGTGGGGGATACGGTCAACGTGACCCTGCTTCATACCGATCCGCAACGTGCCTTTATCGACTTCGGGCTGGCTCAATGA
- a CDS encoding bifunctional rhamnulose-1-phosphate aldolase/short-chain dehydrogenase: MAAKNGLRFLEDRWDNAIAAKLDGPELLRYRSNLLGSDLRITNFGGGNTSSKLEQIDSLDGKTKQVLWVKGSGGDLGSIKRTGFATLYLDRLLALEKAYRGVDLEDEMVDMYPLCTFGNNPVAASIDTPLHGFLPFPHVDHLHPDWGIALAASANGKIKVDEFNKEFGHKLAWLPWQRPGFELGMMLRKIVEDTPGCDGVVLGGHGLFTWGNTQRESYLNTITIIDQLGQFIERHAATAGHKHFGGGQVKSREDRAEIALQIMPHLRGVVSRKQRWIGSYSDLSQVLEFANSAQAEKLAHLGTSCPDHFIRTKIRPMFIKWNPAGDPAELKELVETALETYRAEYAEYYKKHALKDSPALRDASPTVVLVPGVGMFSFGKNKTESRITGEFYINAIGVMQGAGALGVGVDCKDVPQAGPAASADQFTTYSNYVALPPSEAFRIEYWKLEEAKIRRQPAEKELSRRVALIVGGGSGIGREVALLAAERGAHVVIADRDVKGAEAVAEETKAIAGKEAVSWVSIDIRDRKAIKAALDAAVKQFGGVDILINTAALFPSSPDGIITDAQWALTLEVNVTANYLLTDEAAKLFAEQGIDASVVLTSSANAVVAKRGSEAYDVSKAALSHLIRELAVSLSPKVRVNGISPATVVKGSTMFPRDRVIASLKKYKLPFDEKDTDDGLRNELAKFYATRTLTHQPIDPKDCAQAIMFLAGPLARCTTGHLIPVDGGLTEAYLR; encoded by the coding sequence ATGGCGGCAAAGAATGGTCTGCGGTTTCTTGAAGATCGTTGGGATAATGCAATAGCGGCGAAGCTGGATGGGCCGGAGCTCCTGCGTTATCGATCGAACCTGCTGGGATCGGACTTGCGGATTACTAACTTTGGTGGGGGCAATACCAGCTCGAAGCTGGAGCAGATTGATTCGTTGGACGGCAAGACGAAGCAGGTCCTTTGGGTGAAGGGCAGCGGCGGCGATCTGGGAAGCATTAAGCGGACCGGATTTGCGACGCTGTATCTCGATAGACTGCTCGCGTTGGAAAAAGCCTATCGCGGCGTCGATTTGGAAGACGAGATGGTGGACATGTATCCGCTGTGTACGTTCGGCAACAATCCTGTTGCGGCTTCGATCGATACGCCGCTGCATGGCTTTCTGCCGTTTCCGCATGTGGACCATCTGCACCCGGACTGGGGGATCGCGCTGGCGGCCTCGGCGAACGGGAAGATCAAGGTGGACGAGTTCAACAAGGAGTTTGGACATAAGCTGGCATGGCTGCCATGGCAGCGCCCCGGGTTTGAGCTTGGAATGATGCTGCGCAAGATCGTCGAAGACACGCCTGGGTGCGACGGCGTGGTGCTCGGTGGGCACGGTCTGTTTACGTGGGGCAATACGCAGCGCGAAAGCTATCTGAATACGATTACGATCATCGACCAGCTTGGCCAGTTTATCGAGCGACACGCTGCGACGGCGGGACACAAGCACTTCGGTGGTGGCCAGGTGAAGAGCCGCGAAGATCGGGCAGAGATTGCACTGCAGATCATGCCTCATCTGCGTGGCGTTGTCTCGCGCAAGCAGCGCTGGATTGGAAGCTACTCGGATCTGTCGCAGGTGCTGGAGTTCGCGAACTCGGCGCAGGCAGAGAAGCTGGCGCACCTAGGTACGAGCTGCCCTGACCACTTTATTCGTACAAAGATTCGCCCGATGTTCATCAAGTGGAATCCGGCGGGTGATCCTGCAGAACTCAAAGAGCTAGTGGAGACGGCGCTCGAGACCTATCGCGCGGAGTATGCGGAGTATTACAAGAAGCACGCGCTGAAGGATTCTCCCGCGCTGCGTGATGCCAGCCCAACGGTAGTGCTGGTGCCGGGCGTGGGCATGTTCAGCTTCGGCAAGAACAAGACCGAGTCGCGCATTACCGGCGAGTTCTACATTAACGCGATTGGCGTGATGCAGGGCGCAGGAGCGCTGGGTGTGGGAGTTGATTGCAAGGATGTTCCGCAGGCGGGTCCAGCGGCTTCGGCGGACCAGTTCACCACATACTCGAACTACGTTGCGCTGCCGCCGAGCGAGGCCTTCCGCATTGAGTACTGGAAGCTCGAAGAGGCGAAGATTCGCCGTCAGCCCGCGGAGAAGGAACTGAGCCGCCGCGTGGCTCTCATCGTTGGCGGCGGCAGCGGCATTGGCCGCGAGGTCGCTTTGCTGGCCGCGGAGCGTGGTGCGCATGTCGTGATCGCCGACCGTGATGTGAAGGGCGCTGAAGCAGTTGCTGAAGAGACGAAGGCGATCGCTGGCAAGGAAGCTGTGAGCTGGGTGAGTATCGACATTCGCGACCGCAAAGCCATCAAAGCCGCGCTGGATGCGGCGGTCAAGCAGTTTGGCGGTGTTGATATCCTCATCAATACTGCCGCGTTGTTCCCGTCGTCACCTGATGGAATCATCACAGATGCGCAGTGGGCGCTGACGCTCGAGGTTAACGTTACGGCGAACTATTTGTTGACTGATGAGGCGGCGAAGCTGTTTGCAGAGCAGGGAATCGATGCCAGTGTGGTGCTGACAAGCTCGGCCAATGCGGTCGTCGCTAAACGTGGCAGTGAGGCATACGACGTCAGCAAGGCGGCATTGAGCCACTTGATCCGGGAGCTTGCAGTCTCGCTCTCGCCGAAGGTGCGGGTGAATGGGATTTCGCCTGCCACGGTAGTCAAGGGCTCGACCATGTTCCCGCGCGACCGAGTGATTGCGTCGCTCAAAAAGTACAAGCTGCCGTTTGACGAGAAGGATACGGATGACGGTCTGCGCAATGAGCTGGCGAAGTTCTATGCCACGCGCACTCTGACGCATCAGCCCATCGACCCGAAGGACTGCGCGCAGGCGATCATGTTCCTCGCCGGGCCACTGGCACGCTGCACAACGGGCCATCTTATTCCCGTTGATGGAGGCTTGACCGAGGCCTATTTGCGATGA
- a CDS encoding CAP domain-containing protein: MLVAATLFFAIAPVLRAQSIFNTPTNVAEQFLLAAANQDRVARGLQPLRLDPTLAEAALAHAREMAAHRDISHQFSGEPKLSERGANAGAHFSLISENVAEAPVAAMIHDLWMHSEGHRKNLLDPGVDVVGISVIVRDHEYYAVEDFANIVQSLSFNAQESAVASLLAKSGMQIANGKVMSEKDARETCSMSTGYAGSNQPWYIMRYTAHSIAELPAQLQSRLSTGKYHQAVVGACSENTSTPFTAYNIAVLLYP; encoded by the coding sequence ATGCTGGTTGCAGCAACTCTGTTTTTTGCAATCGCTCCAGTTCTTCGCGCACAGTCGATCTTCAACACTCCGACCAATGTTGCTGAGCAGTTCCTTCTCGCCGCTGCGAATCAGGATCGCGTAGCGCGGGGTCTGCAACCGCTTCGTCTTGACCCTACGCTTGCCGAGGCTGCTCTTGCGCACGCTCGTGAGATGGCGGCTCATCGCGACATTTCGCACCAATTTTCTGGAGAACCGAAGCTCTCTGAACGGGGAGCCAACGCCGGAGCACACTTCAGCCTCATCTCTGAAAACGTAGCGGAAGCCCCGGTCGCAGCCATGATTCATGATCTCTGGATGCACTCGGAAGGGCACAGAAAGAATCTCCTGGATCCTGGCGTTGACGTCGTGGGTATCTCGGTTATCGTGCGCGATCACGAATACTATGCGGTAGAGGATTTCGCCAATATTGTTCAGTCGCTCAGCTTTAACGCACAGGAATCAGCAGTTGCCAGTCTTCTCGCTAAATCCGGTATGCAGATAGCCAACGGCAAAGTCATGAGTGAGAAGGATGCCCGCGAGACGTGCAGTATGTCCACTGGCTATGCTGGCTCCAATCAACCCTGGTACATCATGCGCTACACCGCTCACAGCATCGCTGAACTACCTGCTCAACTCCAGTCTCGGCTGAGCACGGGCAAGTACCATCAGGCGGTTGTGGGAGCCTGCTCTGAAAACACTTCTACACCTTTCACGGCCTACAATATCGCTGTCCTCCTTTACCCATAA
- a CDS encoding rhamnulokinase family protein, translating into MKRARHWTGDMALRPADTRASIAVDLGAESCRVSLLRWLDGAAAISLVHRFANAPREVDGGLHWDFAMIEAGLDEGLRKCAAIATEGVRSIAVDGWAVDYVRLDAEGKPLADPFCYRDERTLKAERSLHRRISPEKLRELTGVQLLRINTLYQLHADTLQGLPEGSQWLNLPEYILARWGGARVAEHTNATHTGMVELYRRQWCREIFSAAQLDLASAPKIVPPGTEVGKLSGPLTELPAFRDTVLIAPACHDTASAIAGIPATGSDWAYISSGTWSLVGTLVEQPRNGKDAAEENFTNLGAVGDRICFHKNVNGMWLIKQCIDKWAADGKVWSVPELVAAAEAVAKPHGVLDVDDPELLLAGRMPQRINAQRVRKGFEPLDESPEGAPVFASLIFHSLAARYAKVLDRVALHSGKKLKRLFIVGGASQNEFLNRLTQQATGLELFRGSAESSTVGNFSVQMAVLEGSRDSVTGAYAEQVSRWAGVFVAALERS; encoded by the coding sequence ATGAAGCGTGCCCGCCACTGGACAGGTGACATGGCATTGCGCCCCGCCGACACACGGGCATCGATTGCAGTAGATCTGGGAGCGGAGAGCTGCCGGGTCTCGCTGCTGAGATGGCTTGACGGCGCTGCTGCGATCTCGCTGGTGCACCGGTTTGCGAACGCTCCGCGCGAAGTCGACGGCGGTCTGCACTGGGACTTCGCGATGATCGAAGCCGGTCTCGACGAAGGCCTGCGCAAGTGTGCCGCGATCGCAACCGAAGGCGTGCGCTCGATTGCCGTTGATGGATGGGCGGTTGATTACGTCCGGCTCGATGCCGAAGGAAAGCCGCTGGCTGACCCTTTCTGTTATCGCGATGAGCGCACCTTGAAGGCGGAGCGATCCCTGCATCGCAGGATCAGCCCAGAGAAGTTGCGCGAGCTGACTGGTGTTCAACTGCTGCGGATCAACACGCTCTATCAGCTCCACGCGGATACGTTGCAGGGGCTTCCTGAGGGGAGCCAGTGGCTGAATTTGCCGGAGTACATCCTCGCTCGCTGGGGCGGGGCGCGTGTGGCCGAACATACGAACGCCACGCATACCGGCATGGTAGAGCTGTACCGCAGGCAGTGGTGCCGCGAGATCTTCAGTGCAGCGCAACTCGATCTTGCCAGCGCACCTAAGATCGTTCCTCCGGGAACAGAGGTCGGCAAACTGAGCGGACCGCTGACGGAACTGCCTGCGTTCCGAGATACCGTACTGATTGCACCGGCGTGTCATGACACGGCGTCTGCGATTGCCGGAATTCCTGCGACGGGAAGCGATTGGGCCTATATCAGTTCGGGCACATGGTCGCTGGTAGGAACGCTGGTGGAGCAGCCACGCAACGGCAAGGATGCGGCTGAAGAGAACTTTACGAATCTTGGCGCCGTGGGCGACAGAATTTGCTTTCACAAGAATGTGAACGGTATGTGGCTTATCAAACAATGCATCGACAAGTGGGCTGCTGACGGCAAGGTGTGGAGTGTGCCTGAACTGGTAGCCGCGGCCGAGGCAGTCGCGAAGCCGCACGGTGTTCTCGATGTGGACGATCCTGAGCTTCTGCTGGCGGGGCGAATGCCTCAGCGCATCAATGCGCAGCGTGTGCGCAAAGGTTTCGAGCCGTTGGATGAGAGTCCCGAAGGCGCTCCCGTGTTTGCCAGCCTGATCTTCCATAGCCTGGCTGCGCGCTATGCGAAGGTGTTGGATCGCGTGGCCCTGCACAGCGGCAAGAAGCTGAAGCGGCTGTTCATCGTTGGAGGTGCCAGCCAGAACGAGTTTCTTAACCGCCTTACGCAGCAGGCAACTGGTCTCGAATTGTTTCGCGGCTCGGCCGAAAGCTCGACGGTGGGCAACTTCTCTGTGCAGATGGCCGTGCTCGAAGGCAGCCGCGACTCGGTGACGGGCGCGTATGCGGAGCAGGTGTCGCGCTGGGCAGGCGTATTTGTCGCTGCGCTGGAACGATCTTAA
- a CDS encoding GDP-L-fucose synthase, translating into MKKDSRIYIAGHRGLVGSAIQRALIAQGYPNLLTRTRSELDLLKTDEVNNFFAKEKPEYVFLAAAKVGGILANNNYPADFIRDNLIIQTNIIEASRINNVDRLLFLGSSCIYPKFAPQPMPESCLLAGPLESTNRPYALAKIAGIEMCWSYNRQYKTKYLAAMPTNLYGSNDNFDLANSHVLPALIRKTAEAIKSKASEITVWGTGTPRRELLYSDDLAEACHFLMNLDDARYDSLLTEDAPPLVNIGTGEDVTIRELAETVAKVLGFNGQLVFDTTKPDGTPRKLMDVTRLHDLGWHHTTSLEQGIRTTWEAVRNQIF; encoded by the coding sequence ATGAAAAAAGACTCCCGCATCTATATTGCTGGCCACCGTGGACTTGTAGGATCGGCCATCCAGCGCGCTCTCATTGCTCAGGGTTATCCCAACCTGCTCACGCGCACGCGATCTGAGTTGGATCTGCTTAAGACTGATGAAGTCAATAACTTTTTTGCCAAGGAAAAGCCCGAATACGTCTTTCTCGCCGCTGCTAAAGTCGGCGGAATCTTGGCGAACAATAATTATCCGGCTGACTTTATCCGGGACAACCTCATCATTCAGACCAACATCATCGAAGCCAGCCGAATCAATAATGTAGACCGCCTACTCTTTCTTGGATCCTCCTGCATCTATCCCAAATTCGCCCCGCAGCCCATGCCAGAGTCCTGCCTGCTTGCCGGTCCGCTCGAGTCCACCAACCGACCCTACGCGCTGGCGAAGATTGCCGGGATCGAGATGTGCTGGAGCTACAACAGGCAATACAAAACAAAGTATTTAGCCGCCATGCCGACTAATCTCTACGGCTCCAACGATAACTTCGATCTGGCTAACTCGCATGTCTTGCCTGCTCTCATCCGGAAGACTGCCGAAGCCATCAAGTCCAAAGCCAGCGAGATTACCGTATGGGGAACTGGAACTCCTCGCCGCGAGCTGCTCTATTCAGATGATTTAGCCGAGGCCTGCCACTTCCTGATGAACCTTGACGACGCTCGCTACGACTCTTTGCTTACCGAAGACGCGCCGCCGCTGGTCAACATCGGTACCGGAGAAGACGTCACCATTCGGGAACTGGCCGAAACCGTAGCTAAAGTCCTTGGTTTCAATGGCCAGCTTGTCTTCGATACCACAAAGCCCGACGGCACCCCGCGCAAGCTCATGGATGTAACCCGCCTCCACGACCTTGGCTGGCATCACACGACCAGCCTCGAACAGGGAATTCGTACTACCTGGGAAGCCGTCCGCAACCAAATCTTCTAG
- a CDS encoding HEAT repeat domain-containing protein, with translation MRRAVGSHAGWRNVAGAILADWGTWTVDDVPALRAALIMDHGGWVASPLGQIGSATAIHALVEDLSHGDDVTNQTGFALSKLGERALAELTLLLENDEKYRLAAEVIAEMEPLPIAHAATWTALALDRSEPLPKRIAALRGIAALGPVAEQSSIGLHVLLKSNEPEIKKQADITLTAVRDPIVIEPLAKACQPHAQKFDFLALESVQCLSEIAEFGPAGSVAGDALMPFLDSDNQAERAYGILILGYINYRPAVGKIGQALDSKDWRVVYAAIRAVGWLGDRNAAGKLENLASTYWLVELKDDAAHVASALRSKGQVERAPWKTMDRGMQTNPTSLITDGFHGTRDACPSNLWQWQREKFRIQPIRDVNAHALRLSNGNVRGELVGTDHGEWGGDLTWIPGEGVPVVLDRDNVRGMDYDGTGAIVVFGLAHMGFNYGYVLGVSPNGDGTWAQTEVAHLPGEPGSWTKLKSDRIAIMTAGRVLVFSSNDGILGVASCVSKEP, from the coding sequence TTGAGACGTGCGGTTGGAAGCCACGCCGGTTGGCGGAATGTAGCTGGCGCAATATTGGCAGATTGGGGCACTTGGACGGTTGATGATGTTCCAGCCTTACGGGCCGCTCTCATCATGGATCATGGCGGCTGGGTGGCAAGCCCTCTCGGCCAAATAGGCTCAGCTACTGCCATCCACGCTCTTGTCGAAGATCTGTCCCATGGGGACGACGTTACGAACCAGACCGGTTTCGCCCTCTCAAAACTTGGTGAGAGGGCACTTGCAGAACTTACGCTGCTTCTCGAAAACGACGAGAAGTATCGGCTCGCAGCCGAAGTCATCGCCGAGATGGAACCCCTTCCGATTGCGCATGCAGCTACTTGGACGGCGCTGGCCCTTGATCGGAGCGAACCGCTGCCGAAACGCATCGCTGCGCTGCGCGGTATCGCCGCATTAGGCCCCGTAGCAGAGCAGTCCAGCATCGGTCTCCATGTCCTGCTCAAGAGCAATGAGCCGGAGATCAAGAAGCAAGCAGACATTACGCTGACGGCAGTCCGTGATCCCATTGTGATTGAGCCGTTGGCCAAAGCGTGTCAGCCCCACGCGCAAAAATTCGATTTCCTTGCTCTGGAATCGGTTCAATGCCTCAGCGAGATAGCTGAGTTTGGACCGGCGGGGAGTGTGGCGGGAGACGCGCTGATGCCGTTTCTGGATTCTGATAACCAGGCAGAGCGCGCCTATGGAATTTTGATACTCGGGTACATCAACTACCGTCCGGCAGTTGGAAAGATCGGCCAAGCACTCGACTCGAAGGACTGGCGTGTCGTGTATGCAGCAATTCGGGCAGTTGGCTGGCTCGGTGATAGGAATGCTGCGGGGAAGCTGGAGAATTTAGCATCCACCTACTGGCTCGTTGAACTGAAAGACGATGCCGCACATGTGGCATCCGCTTTGCGCTCCAAGGGGCAGGTTGAACGCGCCCCTTGGAAAACGATGGACCGCGGGATGCAGACCAATCCAACCTCTTTGATCACCGATGGATTTCATGGCACGCGAGATGCCTGTCCCAGTAATCTCTGGCAGTGGCAGCGGGAGAAGTTCAGAATCCAGCCCATTAGAGATGTGAATGCGCACGCGCTGAGACTATCGAACGGCAATGTCAGGGGGGAACTCGTAGGTACAGACCACGGCGAATGGGGTGGTGATCTGACGTGGATTCCAGGCGAGGGAGTGCCAGTGGTGTTGGATCGAGATAACGTGCGCGGAATGGACTATGACGGTACGGGCGCAATTGTCGTCTTTGGGTTGGCGCATATGGGGTTCAATTACGGGTACGTGCTTGGCGTAAGCCCCAATGGCGACGGTACGTGGGCTCAAACGGAAGTGGCACACTTGCCCGGTGAGCCGGGGAGTTGGACAAAATTGAAGTCTGACCGGATTGCGATTATGACCGCAGGTAGGGTGCTTGTGTTCTCTTCAAATGATGGGATACTGGGCGTCGCATCCTGTGTGAGTAAAGAGCCATAG
- the gmd gene encoding GDP-mannose 4,6-dehydratase, whose amino-acid sequence MKKALITGVTGQDGAYLAEFLLAKGYEVHGIKRRSSLFNTARIDHIYEDPHNPSPHFILHYGDLTDSSSLIHIVQKVQPDEIYNLGAQSHVQVSFEQPEYTAEADALGPLRLLEAIRILGLEKKTKFYQASTSELYGLVQEIPQKETTPFYPRSPYAVAKMYAYWICVNYREAYGIFACNGILFNHESPLRGETFVTRKITRGLSRIKVGLQSQLFLGNLDSKRDWGHARDYVEMQWLMLQQEKPQDFVIATGQQYSVREFVQRCAKLLDLDLTWQGSGVDEKALDAKGNVVVAVDPRYFRPTEVETLLGDPTKAQRELGWTPSTSFDQLVKEMVESDLKAAQRDALVRKHGFDAYNVRET is encoded by the coding sequence TTGAAGAAAGCCCTCATCACAGGAGTTACCGGACAGGACGGAGCTTACCTCGCCGAGTTCCTCCTCGCCAAAGGCTACGAAGTTCACGGCATCAAGCGCCGTTCCTCCCTTTTCAATACTGCGCGTATCGATCACATCTACGAGGATCCGCATAATCCGTCGCCCCACTTCATCCTCCACTACGGCGACCTCACGGATAGCTCGTCGCTGATCCACATTGTGCAGAAGGTGCAGCCCGACGAGATCTACAACCTCGGCGCACAGTCACATGTTCAAGTTTCCTTTGAGCAACCCGAGTACACCGCCGAGGCCGACGCGCTTGGCCCTCTACGTCTACTCGAGGCTATCCGTATCCTCGGCCTTGAAAAGAAGACAAAGTTTTATCAGGCCAGTACATCGGAGTTGTACGGCCTCGTTCAAGAGATTCCGCAGAAGGAGACCACGCCCTTCTATCCTCGTTCGCCCTATGCGGTGGCCAAGATGTATGCCTATTGGATCTGCGTCAACTATCGCGAGGCATATGGCATCTTCGCCTGCAATGGCATTCTCTTTAATCATGAGTCGCCACTGCGGGGTGAGACCTTCGTTACTCGCAAGATCACACGTGGACTCTCCCGCATCAAGGTTGGCCTGCAATCGCAGCTCTTTCTCGGCAACCTCGACTCGAAACGAGACTGGGGGCACGCCCGCGATTATGTCGAAATGCAGTGGCTGATGCTTCAGCAGGAAAAACCGCAGGACTTCGTCATTGCCACCGGGCAGCAGTACAGCGTCCGCGAGTTCGTCCAACGCTGCGCCAAGCTTCTTGATCTCGATCTGACTTGGCAGGGAAGCGGAGTGGACGAGAAGGCACTCGATGCAAAGGGTAATGTAGTCGTAGCGGTTGACCCGCGCTACTTCCGTCCCACCGAGGTAGAAACGCTGCTCGGCGACCCGACGAAGGCTCAACGCGAGCTGGGCTGGACCCCAAGTACCAGCTTTGATCAGCTAGTCAAAGAGATGGTCGAGTCTGACCTGAAAGCAGCCCAACGTGACGCGCTGGTTCGGAAACACGGCTTCGACGCATACAACGTCCGCGAAACGTAA